A genomic region of Cygnus atratus isolate AKBS03 ecotype Queensland, Australia chromosome 13, CAtr_DNAZoo_HiC_assembly, whole genome shotgun sequence contains the following coding sequences:
- the SHROOM4 gene encoding protein Shroom4, with protein MERAEGRPGAVQLVHVQLQGGAPWGFTLRGGLEHGEPLIVSKVEDGGKAALSRRLQPGDELVNISGTPLYGSRQEALILIKGSYRTLKMIVRRRSVPVLRPHSWHVAKLAEIRPDAPAMHCPPDAFSLSWPSGCDVSELSLQWNPLSRHCSTDRSSSIGSMESLDQPGQAYYEGTPSPVEHHSKRDSAYSSFSASSNTSDCALSLRPEEAAGPEGPCKPPDGRYLQTGSEGTEPRHSTRHPVPPQPPVRRDSLRASPAGGADRRRASVPASSLHAQGRWISDTFLCQRDKDAEATSGRMPAACPPKEHLSADQYYMLSSHPDRCVGDGGDRPYPESGMHRAADAGMEVAGDTALLSPLQGHRHSAPEQLLASQLRALQVSTGSGRASPASPAPDGHRWTTSPLHAEHRGQGGLSPAPSTEGLAEESRAGGRRAGGPPNRSAHFRRRSERFATNLRNEIQRRKAQLQKSRGPGAQARGEEPVEEAEEPAEGSPSPAPSEDGRSCSGESLPVPEPERVAPSRGRWRWSPERKLQPQRSPSPREHKGGEEAVLLPFADRRRFFEESSRPAPTRHGKPQKPPEPDAFQAAEHRDARRISGPYGECCREQPPYYKVLPRHGELEYLRGCTYPYGGPGLHEPCHYCAGEMCPALLPRGHAYRCHPWARCPDCCCPATRPPREESDTWAPRKAFVPEFPPEEWEPPAISRKASQPTGELSHYKPGFPRLGPFRPCFESAEPEWPPCYRTASTHDLSWDAERPPRSPELPPEPLHRPLRGRAFSESHLNLEPASPRGRRDLLRAKAEPPGLPKKKGPPPPRPPPPNWEQYRLRRASQHPKEGSGPGTAAAPSRSIAEAVRQRSRSLAAEPPGRPRGTPEPEAEVCRSREEHPMAKDPWEQEEHPQRLARSRERGWSSECPLRVPSPAATQGGPCPRSPEGASTRGGRPQPRRMNSEELLWDVVGRDRSLAGILVSPPVTTATVMGELMAAGDRQAWRERVQQDWHLEPQDRQGFEPISPPPGATGSPPSYAAYYGKAELLGKMKELPEVVEGSSEEEEEMDRELVEKKLQLVESLSRKLAVLREAQRGLQEDISANGALGEEVAAHLQALCTPGEFDKYRLFVGDLDKVVNLLLSLSGRLARVENALSGLGPHAAAEDELALREKQRLLAAQLEDAKELREHVGRREEAVGAMVARYLPPEQLQDYRHFVKMKSALTAEQRELEEKIKLGQEQLRCLRESLGQAPTGH; from the exons GAGGAGCGTGCCCGTCCTCCGGCCCCATTCCTGGCATGTGGCCAAGCTCGCCGAAATCCGCCCCGACGCCCCGGCCATGCACTGCCCCCCCGACGCCTTCAGCCTCTCCTGGCCCTCGGGCTGTGATGTCAG CGAGCTGTCCCTGCAGTGGAACCCGCTGTCCCGGCACTGCAGCACGGACCGCAGCAGCTCCATCGGGAGCATGGAAAGCCTGGATCAGCCTGGGCAGGCGTACTACGAAGGCACCCCCTCTCCGGTCGAGCACCACAGCAAGCGGGACTCAGCCTACAGCTCCTTCTCCGCCAGCTCCAACACCTCCGACTGCGCCCTCTCCCTCCGCCCCGAGGAAGCCGCCGGCCCCGAGGGACCCTGCAAGCCCCCCGACGGGCGCTACCTGCAGACGGGCTCCGAGGGGACAGAGCCTCGACACTCCACGCGAcaccccgtgcccccccagccccccgtgCGCAGGGACAGCCTGCGGGCATCCCCAGCCGGTGGCGCTGACCGGCGCCGGGCATCAGTGCCCGCTTCCTCCTTGCACGCCCAGGGGAGGTGGATCTCTGACACCTTCCTGTGCCAGCGGGACAAGGACGCCGAGGCGACGAGCGGGAGGATGCCGGCGGCGTGTCCCCCGAAGGAGCACCTCTCTGCCGACCAGTATTACATGCTGAGCTCCCACCCCGACCGCTGCGTGGGGGACGGCGGGGACCGGCCGTACCCGGAGAGCGGGATGCACCGGGCAGCGGACGCGGGGATGGAGGTGGCGGGCGACACCGCGCTGCTGTCCCCCCTCCAAGGCCACCGGCACAGCGCGCCCGAGCAGCTCCTGGCctcccagctccgtgccctcCAAGTGAGCACTGGCAGCGGGCGAGCGTCCCCGGCGTCCCCTGCGCCCGACGGGCACCGCTGGACCACATCCCCGCTGCACGCCGAGCACCGCGGGCAGGGCGGGCTGAGCCCGGCGCCCAGCACGGAGGGGCTGGCGGAGGAGagccgggctgggggccggcGCGCCGGGGGCCCCCCGAACCGCTCGGCTCACTTTCGGCGCCGCAGCGAGCGCTTCGCCACCAACCTGCGCAACGAGATCCAGCGGCGCAAGGCGCAGCTGCAGAAGAGCCGGGGGCCCGGCGCCCAAGCCCGGGGCGAGGAGCCGGtggaggaggcggaggagccGGCCGAGGGCTCGCCGAGCCCCGCGCCCAGCGAGGACGGCAGGAGCTGCTCGGGGGAGTCGCTGCCGGTCCCCGAACCCGAGCGGGTGGCGCCGAGCCGAGGCCGCTGGCGCTGGTCCCCGGAGCGCAAGCTGCAGCCGCAGCGCTCGCCCAGTCCCCGCGAGCACAAGGGCGGCGAGGAAGCCGTCCTCCTGCCCTTCGCCGACCGGCGCCGTTTCTTCGAGGAAAGCAGCCGCCCTGCGCCCACCCGGCACGGCAAGCCCCAAAAACCGCCCGAGCCCGACGCTTTCCAAGCTGCCGAGCACCGTGATGCTCGCCGCATCTCTGGACCCTATGGCGAGTGCTGCCGGGAGCAGCCGCCCTACTATAAGGTGCTACCGAGGCACGGCGAGCTGGAATACCTGCGGGGCTGCACCTATCCCTACGGCGGCCCCGGGTTGCACGAACCTTGCCACTACTGCGCTGGAGAAATGTGCCCGGCGCTGCTGCCCCGCGGCCATGCCTACCGCTGCCACCCCTGGGCGCGCTGCCCCGACTGCTGCTGCCCGGCCACACGGCCCCCGCGGGAGGAGAGCGACACCTGGGCGCCCCGAAAAGCCTTCGTGCCG GAATTCCCTCCGGAGGAGTGGGAGCCGCCGGCGATCAGCAGGAAGGCCAGCCAGCCCACGGG cGAGCTCTCCCACTACAAGCCGGGCTTCCCAAGGCTCGGCCCCTTCCGTCCGTGCTTCGAGAGCGCCGAGCCTGAGTGGCCGCCCTGCTACCGAACCGCGTCCACGCACGACCTCTCTTGGGACGCCGagcggccgccccgctcccccgaGCTCCCCCCGGAGCCCCTGCATCGCCCGCTGCGGGGCCGAGCCTTCTCCGAGAGCCACCTCAACCTGGAGCCCgccagcccccggggccgcaGGGACCTTCTGCGGGCCAAAGCGGAGCCTCCGGGTTTGCCCAAAAAAAAgggccccccgcccccccgacCGCCACCCCCCAACTGGGAGCAGTACCGGTTGCGCCGGGCGTCGCAGCACCCCAAGGAGGGCTCAGGACCCGGCACGGCCGCAGCGCCGTCCCGCAGCATCGCCGAAGCCGTGCGGCAGCGGTCGCGCAGCCTcgccgccgagccccccggccgcccccgcggGACCCCAGAGCCCGAGGCTGAGGTTTGCAG gagcagggaagagcaCCCGATGGCGAAGGacccctgggagcaggaggagcaccCCCAAAGGCTCGCCCGGagccgggagcggggctggtCCAGCGAGTGCCCCCtgcgtgtccccagccccgcggccaCCCAGGGGGGAccctgtccccgcagccccgAGGGGGCCAGCAcccggggggggcggccccagccccgccgcatGAATTCGGAGGAGCTGCTGTGGGACGTGGTGGGCAGGGACCGCTCCTTGGCCGGCATCCTGGTGTCCCCCCCGGTCACCACCGCCACCGTCATGGGCGAGCTGATGGCGGCGGGGGACCGGCAGGCGTGGAGGGAGCGGGTCCAGCAGGATTGGCACCTGGAGCCGCAGGACAG GCAGGGCTTCGAGCCCATCTCGCCGCCCCCCGGGGCCACCGGCAGCCCCCCCTCCTACGCGGCATATTACGGCAAAGCCGAGCTGCTCGGCAAGATGAAGGAGCTGCCGGAGGTGGTGGAGGGGAgctcggaggaggaggaggagatggatcGCGAGTTGGTGGAGAAGAAG ctgcagctggtggagaGCCTGAGCCGCAAGCTGGCGGTGCTGCGGGAGGCGCagcgggggctgcaggaggacatcAGCGCCAACGGGGCACTGGGCGAGGAGGTGGCCGCCCACCTGCAGGCGCTCTGCACGCCGGGCGAGTTCGACAAGTACCGGCTCTTCGTGGGTGACCTGGACAAGGTGGTCAACCTGCTGCTGTCCCTCTCCGGCCGCCTGGCTCGGGTGGAGAACGCGCTGAGCGGGCTGGGGCCCCACGCCGCCGCCGAGGACGAG CTGGCCCTGCGGGAGAAGCAGCGGCTGCTGGCGGCGCAGCTGGAGGACGCCAAGGAGCTGCGGGAGCACGTggggcggcgggaggaggcGGTGGGCGCCATGGTGGCGCGCTACCTGCCCCCCGAGCAGCTGCAGGACTACCGGCACTTCGTCAAGATGAAGTCGGCGCTCACGGCCGAGCAGCGCGAGCTGGAGGAGAAGATCAAGCTGGGCCAGGAGCAGCTGCGCTGCCTGCGCGAGAGCCTCGGCCAGGCACCCACGGGGCACtag